A DNA window from Actinomadura coerulea contains the following coding sequences:
- a CDS encoding RluA family pseudouridine synthase, whose protein sequence is MTGDVRSLPVPDGLEGERIDAALARLFGLSRGIAADIIAAGDVALDGAPVATKSERLHAGAWLEVTLPPPPAPPAPVAEPVPGMGVLFEDDDIVVVNKPIGVAAHPTTGWTGPTVLGGLLGAGHTIATSGASERQGIVHRLDANTTGAMVVAKSEVAYSRLKRAFKERRIDKRYQALVQGHPDPFRGTVDAPIDRHPSGDGRFAVVAGGKPSVTHYDTVEAFRAASLLDIDLETGRTHQIRVHMSAIRHPCVGDMAYGADPTLAERLGLRRQWLHAVRLGFEHPTKGEWVEFESPYPDDLARALEIVAAES, encoded by the coding sequence GTGACCGGCGACGTGCGCAGCCTCCCCGTCCCCGACGGCCTGGAAGGCGAGCGGATCGACGCCGCCCTGGCGCGCCTGTTCGGGCTGTCGCGCGGCATCGCCGCCGACATCATCGCCGCGGGCGACGTCGCGCTGGACGGCGCGCCCGTGGCCACCAAGTCCGAGCGGCTGCACGCCGGCGCCTGGCTGGAGGTCACGCTCCCGCCGCCGCCCGCGCCGCCCGCCCCGGTCGCCGAGCCCGTCCCCGGGATGGGCGTGCTGTTCGAGGACGACGACATCGTCGTGGTGAACAAGCCGATCGGCGTCGCCGCCCACCCGACCACCGGCTGGACGGGCCCGACCGTCCTCGGCGGGCTGCTCGGGGCCGGGCACACGATCGCCACGAGCGGGGCGTCCGAGCGGCAGGGGATCGTGCACCGGCTGGACGCCAACACCACCGGCGCCATGGTCGTGGCGAAGAGCGAGGTCGCCTACTCGCGGCTCAAGCGGGCGTTCAAGGAGCGCCGCATCGACAAGCGCTACCAGGCGCTCGTGCAGGGCCATCCCGACCCGTTCCGCGGGACGGTCGACGCCCCCATCGACCGGCACCCCTCCGGCGACGGCCGGTTCGCGGTCGTCGCGGGCGGGAAGCCGTCCGTCACCCACTACGACACCGTCGAGGCGTTCCGGGCGGCGTCGCTGCTCGACATCGACCTGGAGACGGGCCGCACGCACCAGATCCGCGTCCACATGTCGGCGATCCGGCACCCGTGCGTGGGCGACATGGCCTACGGCGCCGACCCGACCCTGGCGGAGCGCCTCGGCCTCCGGCGGCAGTGGCTGCACGCCGTCCGGCTCGGGTTCGAGCACCCCACCAAGGGCGAGTGGGTGGAGTTCGAGAGCCCCTACCCGGACGACCTGGCCCGCGCTCTGGAGATCGTCGCGGCCGAGTCCTGA
- a CDS encoding AzlC family ABC transporter permease: MRDGLSVGVAVGVSGLAFGAAAITAGLTVAQACALSLLAFTGASQFALAGVIGGGGGLVAGTLGAVLLGGRNALYGMRLAATLGVRGRRRLAAAHVVIDETAAVATAQRGPAAARAGFYTTAITLYLAWNLTTLLGAVGAARLGDPEAVGLDVLGPAAFLALLWPRLTGGRAAVRVAVAAAVVAVAATPVLPPGVPVMLAAVAALPALLGRRAAP; encoded by the coding sequence GTGCGCGACGGGCTCAGCGTGGGCGTCGCCGTGGGGGTGTCCGGCCTGGCGTTCGGCGCGGCGGCGATCACCGCGGGGCTCACGGTCGCGCAGGCGTGCGCGCTGAGCCTGCTGGCGTTCACCGGCGCGTCCCAGTTCGCGCTGGCCGGGGTGATCGGCGGGGGCGGCGGGCTGGTCGCCGGGACGCTCGGCGCGGTCCTGCTCGGCGGGCGCAACGCCCTGTACGGGATGCGGCTCGCGGCGACGCTCGGCGTCCGCGGCCGGCGCAGGCTGGCCGCCGCGCACGTGGTCATCGACGAGACGGCCGCCGTGGCGACCGCGCAGCGCGGGCCGGCCGCGGCCCGCGCCGGGTTCTACACGACGGCGATCACCCTCTACCTGGCGTGGAACCTCACCACGCTGCTGGGCGCGGTGGGCGCGGCGAGGCTGGGCGACCCCGAGGCCGTGGGCCTGGACGTCCTCGGCCCGGCGGCGTTCCTCGCCCTTCTCTGGCCCCGGCTCACCGGCGGGCGGGCGGCGGTCCGCGTCGCCGTCGCGGCGGCGGTGGTCGCGGTGGCGGCGACGCCGGTGCTGCCGCCCGGCGTGCCGGTCATGCTGGCCGCCGTCGCCGCGCTGCCCGCCCTGCTCGGCCGGAGGGCCGCGCCGTGA
- a CDS encoding AzlD domain-containing protein, with amino-acid sequence MSVWIAVIATGLGCYALKLGGLVTPRRMLDDPRVRRFTELVPVALLTALIAVQTLTDGRTLELDAARLAGLGAAVAALLLRAPFLVVLVVAAGVAAGLRLLGL; translated from the coding sequence GTGAGCGTCTGGATCGCGGTCATCGCCACCGGGCTCGGCTGCTACGCGCTGAAGCTCGGCGGGCTCGTCACCCCGCGCCGGATGCTGGACGACCCCCGGGTGCGCCGGTTCACCGAGCTGGTCCCCGTCGCGCTGCTCACCGCGCTGATCGCCGTCCAGACGCTCACCGACGGCCGGACGCTGGAGCTGGACGCCGCGCGGCTGGCGGGCCTGGGCGCCGCCGTGGCCGCGCTCCTGCTGCGCGCGCCGTTCCTGGTGGTACTGGTCGTCGCGGCCGGAGTCGCGGCGGGGCTGCGCCTGCTCGGTCTCTGA